DNA sequence from the Magnetococcales bacterium genome:
AATCAAGGTCGCGATCATGCCAAATTCCCCTGCCAGGGTCTACTTGTGAATTGATTGTTTTTGTGCCTACCGCTTACTTCCACCTTGTCACTTTCAACGATAACTTGTTGATATCATCAAGCAGCATAAAAGACGAAATATATGATTTCAATCAACATTTTATGTCGATAACATGACAGGACGGAACCCGGTGCCATTCCATTCTGGACCAATTCTGCATCAGGATTTGACCATTTTCAGAAGCTCAAAAAACCGATCCCGACTCATCCCTGCGGTTTTCAGGTTGGACTTGATCACCCCAACTGAAACGGAGTCGTGTGCAGGAATCACCAGGGGGCGAGTACTGCCATGTTTGACATATATCCGGTGGGAACCAGATTGCCTGACGAACTGGAAACCGTCAGCTTCAAAGACCTTGGAAAGCGTTTGCCAGTCAATGGGCGAAAGCTTGGACACACTGATTCCGCTGATTTCTGGGAATGATAATGTTGACAAAGTGATTGATTTGATAAACAGGATCTGGTGCTGGCAACGGCTGGAAATTTCCAATCCCAGCTTCATGCATAACCTGGTCAAGGGTTCCCATTTCAGAACATGTTTCAAGAAAGAGACGGACAGCCTCCTCGATATTCATTAAAGCTTCAGCCTCAGTACGTCCTTGAGACGCCACATCCAACAAGGGGCACGTCGCAACAAACCACTCATCTTCCTTTTTAATACAAACAATTGCCTTCAAATCTGCGTTTCCTGTGTCCATTGCCGTCGCTCCTTTCCTGAATCCTGCTCCCCATCTTTTCCGCCACCTGGGCCTGTGTCATTCCGGCATGTTTTGTACCACAAACAATTCGCCAAACAATCGAAACTCATCATCCAAGGCGTCGTGTGCCGTTAACCCATTACCAGGCGCACGAGTGAATGGCATCCCCGGATTCGGCCCGTCAGATTGCACTTTGCGCAATGCGGATAAACACTGCACGAACATCACAGGACCATGCGTGGATTTCCTGCTTCACTTCGTTTCTGAAAAACTCAAGATCCCATTCCACGGGAAAATACTTTACCAAAACTGTTAACGCACGCCAACAAATATTCCTTGACATCACCGACCTGCGGGCGGTCTTGAACGTGGAGCTTGAAAAATTCCCGAGTAAACAGGGAATCACTGCCCCCAAAAGTCTTGGTGGTTTTATTGTGCCAATTGACTACTATCGCCATGCTCCTGGGAATCCGTGAGCATGTCCACCTGCCAACCGACAAGTGGCTTGCCCTGATCACGGGCATGTCAAGTGCAAGAATCAATCGCCTGACGGCCCATGATGATGTCACTTCGGAATATCTTCATCTTCCATCCATGTCCGAACCGGGACTCGTACAGATGCAGCCCGAGTGACCCATCATGTACTCCTGGATCTGGATTTGAAGGAAGTCATGAAACGGGTTGCCACACTCAACATGACACACCTTGTCAGACAATTGTTACAGCTTTACCAGCAAGCTGAAAATCACCTTGCCGGACCGTCCGGGGAAAAAGCCTGCGTGCAAGGGTATGAACAGGAGTGCCGTCAGTTTCTCGACCGCGAAGCAAGCCGTTACCAACAAGGCAATAACTGGTTGACGGCCTGACATGGCAACGAACCGGGATAATGCGCAGGAAGCAAAATATTTTCAACATGTTGCATAAATAGAGCGATTATACCGGTTAAAATAATAAAGAATATTAAATTATTTATATTATTTAATTAAATAAAATTGATTCACATCAAAGTCGAGGAAAAAATCTGGTTGACTGTTTAATTAATAATTGTTAACCATCTCCTGACAATCAGATCACCCAATTTCCATTACTATTTTACCAAGGAGATGCCCATGAAGTGGACCATTTCAAAAAAACTCTGGGTAAGCTATGCCGTCATTCTGGTGCTGTTGGCGCTGACCACATGGCTCGGCATTGACATGTCCAAAGTGACGGAACATGTCGTTAAAAACGAATTGGAAAGAGCCATAAAAGCCTCCGACGGTGCCATGGAGACCCGGATCAATTATTTAAGCTTGATCTGGGGCATATCGGAAGCCAGCAGTAATTTCAACCCCGAACGCCAAAAAGAGGGCTTGGATCGCGCTCGTCAGGGCAAAGAGGGAGCCGATAAAAGCATTGCTTCCCTGAAAGAGTCCAAATTCCTGCCGAATTCAAATACCACGGTCGTCCAGGATACATTTCAGAATCTTGATAAAGAAGGTAAGCAAATCGTTGAAATGGCCAGACGCAAGATGGAATTGATGGATATTCTGGACCAGACCGTCACCGATACGGTTGCCGCATTGCAAGACAAGCTGAGCGCGGGTGAAGTACAAACCATGTGGCACTTTGCCATGGCTGCAAACGACTTTACCTATACAGGCATTGAAAAGTACAAGGGCATGTTTGAGGCTGATCGGCAAAAAATGGAAAGTTTAACGGCAAAATATCCCGCCATTGGAAAAATCGTCACCCAGGCTGCGGCACTCATGAGTCACGATGAACACATGCGCCAACTTTTGGAAAAATTTGATGGTTTGGCCGAAGGATTGGATAAGCAGATGGAAATCGTGGAATCCGGTGGTGAAGGTAAACCAGGCACAGACCAGTTTATCGATAGTATTAAAAAAAACCTTCTGGAAGATGCCACAACGCATGCCCTTGAAATGCTCGTATTTGGCTTGATTGCGTTGATCGTTGGTATGACCTCTGCCTTTCTTTTGACCCGCAACATTACCGGTCCCTTGAAACAGTGCGGCGTCATGTTCAATCGTCTGGCAGAAGGGGATTTGAGCATCAGTTGCACCATGGACCGCAAAGATGAGATCGGCGATCTGTTCAATTCCCTGTCCGGCATGACGGCCAAACTGCGTGCCGTCATCCAGGAAGTGCAAAAAGCCAGTCATGCCGTGAGTACGGGAATCACCGATATTGCCCACTCATCCCAGACTGTCTCTGAAGGGGCAACTCAACAGGCCGCCGCCGTTGAACAAACGTCGGCCGCCATGGAAC
Encoded proteins:
- a CDS encoding type II toxin-antitoxin system HicA family toxin; the protein is MSKLSPIDWQTLSKVFEADGFQFVRQSGSHRIYVKHGSTRPLVIPAHDSVSVGVIKSNLKTAGMSRDRFFELLKMVKS
- a CDS encoding type II toxin-antitoxin system HicB family antitoxin, whose product is MDTGNADLKAIVCIKKEDEWFVATCPLLDVASQGRTEAEALMNIEEAVRLFLETCSEMGTLDQVMHEAGIGNFQPLPAPDPVYQINHFVNIIIPRNQRNQCVQAFAH
- a CDS encoding methyl-accepting chemotaxis protein, producing the protein MKWTISKKLWVSYAVILVLLALTTWLGIDMSKVTEHVVKNELERAIKASDGAMETRINYLSLIWGISEASSNFNPERQKEGLDRARQGKEGADKSIASLKESKFLPNSNTTVVQDTFQNLDKEGKQIVEMARRKMELMDILDQTVTDTVAALQDKLSAGEVQTMWHFAMAANDFTYTGIEKYKGMFEADRQKMESLTAKYPAIGKIVTQAAALMSHDEHMRQLLEKFDGLAEGLDKQMEIVESGGEGKPGTDQFIDSIKKNLLEDATTHALEMLVFGLIALIVGMTSAFLLTRNITGPLKQCGVMFNRLAEGDLSISCTMDRKDEIGDLFNSLSGMTAKLRAVIQEVQKASHAVSTGITDIAHSSQTVSEGATQQAAAVEQTSAAMEQMSANIQQNADNANQTGDIASQAALDAETGGKAVSEAVQAMKAIAGKISIIEEITRQTNLLALNAAIEAARAGEHGKGFAVVAAEVRKLAERSQSSAGEISSLSASSVTVAERAGNIIQQMVPNIQKTAELVREISTSSNEQNQGAGQINQSLQQLDQTIQKNAGTSEAMTTSVTDLTRQVDTLLQAVSQFNLGNGQGYHSPSKVRSPNQPRRAHTKSNQTVLALPVPDQSKTHDDADFESF